The following is a genomic window from Caldanaerobius fijiensis DSM 17918.
GATGCCGATATCATAAAAAACAGAGGATATGATGAGATCAGGCTTCCAGCTGCATATGTATGCATAGGTACAAAATGCATGAACCCTGTTTATAACAGTAAACAACTGATGGAAATGTTAAAAGCGATAAGTGAATTGTATCTTTAATATTAGTATTGACATACAATATTTCAAGGTTTAACATAATTTCATAACAAATGTTTCAAAACAAGGGGGATAGGGCTATGACCCAAAAGGATAAAATTGCTTTTGACCACGTGTATTTTAGTGATGGGGGCAAGGACATTTTAAGAGATTTAACATTTACTCTCCCAGATGGGTTCATACACACAGTTATAGGTCCGTCTGGAGCGGGTAAGTCCACTATGATAAAACTTATAAATCGGCTTATGGATCCTACTAAGGGTACGATATTTGTTGATGGTAAAGATGTTAAGTCATTAGATGTCATTAAGCTTAGAAGAAAGGTGGGTATGGTATTTCAACAGGCGTGTCTTTTTGAGGGCACTGTAGCCGATAACATAAGGTATGGTCCAAACCTTTCTGGACAAAAGGATATTGACGTTATCAAATACCTTGACATGGTGGGTCTTGATAGTTCTTATCAGAATAGAGATGTAAGCCAATTGTCCGGCGGCGAGCAGCAGAGAGTTTCTATAGCCAGGACACTGGCTAATTCTCCTGAAGTGATGCTCCTTGACGAGCCTACATCGGCCCTGGATCCGGCATCATCTCAGGTGATTGAAGAGCTTATATTGCGATTAAAGAAGGAGCTAAGCCTTACATTTGTGTGGATTACTCATAATATGGAACAGGCTATGAGGGTTGGAGATTATACCCTTTTGATCGTAGATGGACAGTTAGTAGAGTACAATGAAACAAAGAGTTTTTTTAAAA
Proteins encoded in this region:
- a CDS encoding ABC transporter ATP-binding protein; protein product: MTQKDKIAFDHVYFSDGGKDILRDLTFTLPDGFIHTVIGPSGAGKSTMIKLINRLMDPTKGTIFVDGKDVKSLDVIKLRRKVGMVFQQACLFEGTVADNIRYGPNLSGQKDIDVIKYLDMVGLDSSYQNRDVSQLSGGEQQRVSIARTLANSPEVMLLDEPTSALDPASSQVIEELILRLKKELSLTFVWITHNMEQAMRVGDYTLLIVDGQLVEYNETKSFFKNPEKEITKLFIEGKLKKGASK